The Orcinus orca chromosome 16, mOrcOrc1.1, whole genome shotgun sequence genome includes a window with the following:
- the C16H20orf202 gene encoding uncharacterized protein C20orf202 homolog, giving the protein MKTAEEPTSSLGQTLEWLRKELAEMQVQDQRLLLTLKHLHSVLQELRAESAHWEDARSSGGASPIRPRAGSEGRNHQPFSSRGLAQLLQGADSRRSSLP; this is encoded by the exons ATGAAAACAGCAGAAGAGCCAACCTCAAGTCTTGGGCAGACCCTGGAGTGGCTGAGAAAGGAGCTG GCTGAGATGCAGGTCCAAGACCAGAGACTTCTGCTCACGCTGAAGCATCTTCACAGTGTCCTGCAGGAGCTGCGTGCAGAGAGTGCCCACTGGGAGGATGCCAGATCCAGTGGCGGAGCCTCCCCCATCAGACCTCGGGCAGGCTCTGAAGGCAGGAACCACCAGCCCTTTTCCTCCAGGGGCCTGGCCCAGCTTCTCCAAGGGGCAGACAGCAGACGAAGCTCCCTCCCTTAA